A window from Desulfobulbaceae bacterium encodes these proteins:
- a CDS encoding type II toxin-antitoxin system RelE/ParE family toxin — MPQVRFAPRALRDLERLREFLRPKSPDVAKRAAAAIKKAVQALGQQPQIGRPADNLEPGHRELLIDFGDSGYIALYRYDGGDFVTLLTIRHQKEVGY, encoded by the coding sequence ATGCCACAAGTGAGATTTGCGCCGCGAGCGTTACGCGACCTGGAAAGGTTGCGCGAGTTCTTACGCCCGAAAAGCCCAGATGTGGCAAAGCGTGCCGCTGCCGCTATAAAGAAAGCGGTGCAAGCACTTGGGCAGCAGCCACAGATCGGACGTCCTGCCGACAACTTAGAGCCGGGACATAGAGAATTGCTGATCGACTTTGGCGACAGCGGCTATATCGCGTTGTATCGCTACGACGGCGGCGATTTCGTTACCCTGCTGACGATTCGACACCAAAAAGAGGTGGGATACTAA
- a CDS encoding CopG family ribbon-helix-helix protein, with the protein MPATAAKTVSVKLDQETRARIEHLAETHRRTAHWVMREAIQQYLEREEKCESFRQDAINAWEEYQKTGLHVTGDEVSTWLNTWGEENEKAAPICHK; encoded by the coding sequence AAAACCGTATCTGTGAAATTGGATCAAGAAACACGCGCCCGAATCGAACATTTAGCCGAAACACACCGCCGTACAGCACATTGGGTGATGCGCGAGGCTATCCAGCAATACCTTGAGCGCGAGGAAAAGTGCGAATCCTTCCGACAAGATGCCATTAATGCGTGGGAGGAATACCAGAAAACCGGCTTGCATGTGACCGGGGATGAAGTTTCCACGTGGCTTAATACGTGGGGCGAAGAAAACGAAAAGGCTGCGCCCATATGCCACAAGTGA